Proteins encoded by one window of Martelella endophytica:
- the choV gene encoding choline ABC transporter ATP-binding protein — MANAVIFEDVNIVFGDRPMSALPLMDAGENRSEIQEKTGQVLGVHNCSLTVEEGELLVLMGLSGSGKSTLLRAVNRLNPVCRGRVLVNDGNEMIDVTGADKKTLRHIRLSRVSMVFQQFGLLPWRTVRDNVALGLEFAGLSRDERTKKATAQLELVGLKDWGDKLVGELSGGMQQRVGLARAFATEAPILLMDEPFSALDPLIRTRLQDELIELQKNLKRTIIFVSHDLDEAFKIGDRIAIMEGGRIVQCGTPSQIVRKPADAYVADFVANVNPLGVLRAADVMGEAPAPADAPTVNIHTKLADMMEALGNGAVLGVLDDAGKPAGSIRPSDVVTALNPANGLN; from the coding sequence ATGGCCAATGCTGTGATATTCGAAGACGTCAACATTGTTTTCGGCGACAGGCCGATGAGCGCCTTGCCGCTGATGGATGCGGGCGAAAACCGCTCCGAGATCCAGGAAAAAACCGGCCAGGTGCTCGGCGTCCACAATTGCTCGCTGACAGTGGAGGAAGGCGAGCTTCTGGTGCTGATGGGGCTTTCCGGCTCCGGCAAGTCGACCCTGCTCAGGGCCGTCAACCGGCTGAACCCCGTCTGCCGCGGCCGCGTGCTGGTCAATGACGGCAACGAGATGATCGATGTCACCGGCGCCGACAAGAAGACGTTGCGCCATATCCGCCTGTCGCGGGTGTCGATGGTGTTCCAGCAGTTCGGGCTTCTGCCCTGGCGCACGGTGCGTGACAATGTCGCCCTCGGCCTTGAATTCGCCGGGCTCTCCCGTGACGAACGAACCAAGAAGGCCACGGCCCAGCTCGAGCTGGTCGGCCTCAAGGACTGGGGCGACAAGCTGGTCGGCGAATTGTCCGGCGGCATGCAGCAGCGCGTCGGTCTTGCCCGTGCCTTTGCCACGGAAGCGCCGATCCTGCTGATGGACGAGCCGTTCTCCGCGCTTGACCCGCTGATCCGCACCCGGCTGCAGGACGAACTGATCGAACTGCAGAAGAACCTGAAGCGTACCATCATCTTCGTCAGCCACGATCTCGACGAAGCCTTCAAGATCGGCGACCGGATCGCGATCATGGAGGGCGGACGCATCGTTCAGTGCGGTACGCCCTCGCAGATCGTGCGCAAGCCGGCCGATGCCTATGTCGCCGATTTCGTCGCAAATGTGAATCCGCTCGGCGTGTTGCGTGCGGCCGATGTGATGGGTGAGGCTCCGGCGCCCGCCGATGCGCCGACCGTCAACATCCACACCAAGCTTGCCGACATGATGGAAGCGCTCGGAAACGGTGCCGTGCTCGGTGTGCTGGACGATGCCGGCAAGCCGGCGGGCAGCATCCGGCCTTCGGATGTGGTGACCGCGCTCAATCCGGCAAACGGCCTGAACTGA
- a CDS encoding WavE lipopolysaccharide synthesis family protein, with translation MIDPKDITFVFQGAADKATLRESFAGIRRFFPGSTIILSTWSGTDVDGLDFDDLVLSEDPGYFFYSDRPGEKVNNVNRQIVGTAAGLAKAGTRYAMRMRTDFRLTGSNFLNFVGAYPDADPAYSVFSEKLLACCYFSRNPRSRTRFPFHPSDLAFFGPTDDLKALFDVPLMTEEEAYWDTDDRRYNRYTPEQYIFVNALRRMGRKVPCEYYNDDNMAAILETERYFASNFVFLTFDQFNLMPSKPTFLMKVHPNSFMTCYTHNEWLGLYRKHVDASVTIPEHDPEREKIERFYGPYRVCRLIGNVASLPFRNKVRRRAIRTGVLEFFLMPR, from the coding sequence ATGATTGATCCGAAAGACATCACATTCGTGTTTCAGGGCGCCGCCGACAAGGCGACGCTGCGCGAAAGCTTTGCGGGCATCCGACGGTTTTTCCCGGGTTCGACGATCATCCTTTCCACCTGGTCCGGCACGGATGTCGATGGACTTGATTTCGACGACCTCGTGCTTTCGGAGGATCCCGGCTACTTCTTCTATTCCGACCGGCCCGGCGAAAAGGTCAACAATGTCAACCGACAGATCGTCGGCACCGCAGCCGGCCTTGCCAAGGCCGGCACCCGCTATGCGATGCGCATGCGCACCGACTTTCGCCTCACGGGCTCGAACTTCCTGAATTTCGTCGGCGCCTATCCGGATGCCGACCCGGCCTATTCGGTATTCTCCGAAAAGCTGCTGGCCTGCTGCTATTTCTCGCGCAATCCGCGGTCGCGCACGCGCTTTCCGTTCCACCCGTCCGATCTTGCCTTCTTCGGGCCGACCGACGATCTGAAGGCGCTCTTCGACGTTCCGCTAATGACCGAAGAGGAAGCCTACTGGGACACGGACGACCGGCGCTACAACCGCTACACGCCGGAGCAGTATATCTTCGTCAACGCCTTGAGACGCATGGGCCGCAAGGTGCCCTGCGAATACTACAACGACGACAACATGGCGGCGATCCTCGAGACAGAGCGTTACTTCGCCTCCAACTTCGTGTTCCTGACCTTCGATCAGTTCAACCTGATGCCGTCAAAGCCGACCTTCCTGATGAAGGTGCATCCGAACTCGTTCATGACCTGCTACACGCATAATGAGTGGCTCGGCCTTTACCGCAAGCATGTGGATGCAAGCGTAACCATTCCGGAACACGACCCAGAACGCGAGAAGATCGAGCGCTTCTACGGGCCCTACAGGGTCTGTCGCCTGATCGGCAACGTCGCCTCGCTGCCCTTCCGCAACAAGGTGCGGCGTCGCGCGATCCGCACCGGCGTACTGGAATTCTTCCTGATGCCGCGGTAA
- a CDS encoding cupin domain-containing protein, producing the protein MKTAQLEDMVKGWFIGNFDPSLCRTEDVEVAVKHYRKGDREDMHFHRIATEYTVIVSGRVRMNGKDYGAGDIVVMEPGEATDFECLEDETVNVVVKLPGATNDKYPGTLRA; encoded by the coding sequence TTGAAGACAGCGCAACTGGAAGACATGGTCAAGGGCTGGTTCATCGGCAATTTCGATCCGTCTCTTTGTCGGACCGAGGATGTCGAAGTGGCGGTGAAGCATTACCGCAAGGGCGATCGGGAGGATATGCACTTCCACCGGATCGCGACCGAATACACCGTGATCGTGTCCGGCCGGGTGCGGATGAACGGGAAGGACTACGGCGCCGGCGACATCGTCGTGATGGAGCCTGGTGAGGCGACCGATTTCGAATGTCTGGAAGACGAGACCGTCAATGTGGTGGTCAAGCTACCGGGCGCCACGAACGACAAATATCCGGGCACCTTGCGGGCGTGA
- a CDS encoding glycosyltransferase family 2 protein: protein MKIIVLMGGDNLDIKGERYPLYMTEFNEELILERQIRSLQRLEPSQILFCVRAADIRKFNVDDVISQSAENAICVEVAGPTAGSVCTALLAAEHVDKQEEVVLVAADELIDADFATLVKGFRDAGQDAGVVSFRSVHPRYSFALLDENGAVREVAEKRPVSKHALASFYYFRSGHEFVQCAQSVVRKDRKINNAFYLSQTVNEMILRHGTVGIQFIENDKFHPLKTEMQLAQYINQLQEHREAWLH from the coding sequence ATGAAGATCATCGTTCTCATGGGTGGCGACAATCTCGACATCAAGGGCGAGCGCTATCCGCTCTACATGACCGAGTTCAACGAGGAGCTGATCCTGGAGCGGCAGATCAGGAGCCTGCAGAGGCTTGAGCCGAGCCAGATCCTCTTTTGCGTGCGCGCCGCAGATATCCGCAAGTTCAATGTCGACGATGTCATCTCCCAGAGCGCCGAAAACGCGATCTGCGTCGAGGTGGCCGGGCCTACCGCCGGCTCGGTCTGCACGGCACTGCTCGCCGCCGAACATGTGGACAAGCAGGAAGAGGTGGTGCTGGTCGCCGCCGACGAGCTCATCGACGCCGACTTTGCCACCCTCGTGAAGGGTTTTCGCGATGCCGGACAGGATGCGGGCGTGGTCTCCTTCCGTTCGGTGCATCCGCGCTACTCTTTCGCCCTTCTCGACGAGAACGGCGCGGTGCGCGAGGTCGCGGAGAAGCGGCCGGTGAGCAAGCATGCGCTGGCGAGCTTCTATTATTTCCGCAGCGGCCACGAATTCGTCCAGTGCGCCCAGAGCGTCGTGCGCAAGGATCGCAAGATCAACAATGCCTTCTATCTCAGCCAGACAGTGAACGAGATGATCCTGCGCCATGGCACGGTCGGCATCCAGTTCATCGAGAACGACAAGTTCCACCCGCTGAAGACGGAAATGCAGCTCGCGCAATATATCAACCAGCTGCAGGAACATAGGGAGGCCTGGCTGCATTGA
- a CDS encoding HAD family hydrolase has translation MAIKAVIFDMDGVLIEAKDWHYDALNRALGLFGYTIERYEHTTVYDGLPTRTKLKRLSIEKNLPAYLHGFINEMKQKYTMEIIYERCRPRFDHEYALSRLKQDGYSLAVASNSMRETVTLMMDKASLTPYLDFMLSNQDVKAPKPDPEIYAKAIERLGLKPKECLVVEDNPNGIQAAIGSGAHLLAVREVDDVNYENIKRRIAEIDAAARSVGSAA, from the coding sequence ATGGCAATCAAGGCAGTCATCTTTGACATGGACGGGGTTCTGATCGAGGCCAAGGACTGGCACTACGATGCGCTCAACCGGGCGCTCGGCCTGTTCGGCTACACGATCGAGCGCTACGAGCACACGACCGTTTATGACGGGCTGCCGACGCGCACCAAGCTGAAGCGCCTCAGCATCGAGAAGAATCTCCCGGCCTATCTGCATGGCTTCATCAACGAGATGAAGCAGAAATACACGATGGAGATCATCTACGAACGTTGCCGGCCGCGCTTCGATCATGAGTATGCGCTGTCGCGGCTGAAGCAGGACGGCTACAGCCTCGCAGTCGCCTCCAATTCGATGCGCGAGACGGTGACGCTGATGATGGACAAGGCCAGCCTGACGCCGTACCTCGATTTCATGCTGTCCAACCAGGACGTCAAGGCACCGAAGCCGGATCCGGAAATCTACGCCAAGGCCATAGAGAGGCTCGGCCTGAAGCCGAAGGAATGCCTCGTCGTCGAGGACAATCCGAACGGCATCCAGGCCGCAATCGGCTCCGGCGCCCATCTGCTCGCCGTGCGCGAAGTCGATGACGTCAACTACGAGAACATCAAGCGCCGGATTGCCGAAATCGACGCGGCGGCGCGCTCCGTGGGGTCTGCGGCATGA
- a CDS encoding phosphodiesterase gives MEILSHRGLWETPEEKNAEIAFRRSFDLGFGTETDLRDHNGEIVIAHDMPSGNEIAFSHVLEIMAGRNLTLALNIKADGLSARVKDILAAYGHTNYFVFDMSVPDLVRQIADGMTAFTGLSDIQPNPPLLADCQGVWLDCFRSDWFGPGLIDGLIDEGKRVCVVSADLHKRDVEQQWSIIKLAKRLSSPALMLCTDVPQRAATYFGEAG, from the coding sequence ATGGAAATCCTGTCGCACCGCGGATTGTGGGAAACGCCGGAGGAGAAAAACGCAGAGATCGCCTTCCGGCGCTCCTTCGACCTCGGCTTCGGCACCGAGACGGACCTGCGCGACCACAATGGCGAGATCGTCATCGCTCACGACATGCCAAGCGGGAACGAGATCGCGTTTTCGCACGTTCTTGAAATCATGGCCGGGCGCAATCTGACGCTCGCGCTGAACATCAAGGCGGATGGCTTGAGTGCAAGGGTCAAGGACATTCTGGCAGCTTACGGGCACACGAATTATTTCGTGTTCGACATGTCCGTGCCCGACCTCGTGCGGCAGATTGCCGACGGCATGACAGCGTTTACCGGCCTTTCCGACATCCAGCCCAATCCCCCGCTTCTCGCCGACTGTCAGGGCGTCTGGCTCGACTGTTTCCGTTCCGACTGGTTCGGCCCGGGCCTGATCGACGGCCTCATCGATGAGGGCAAGCGGGTCTGCGTCGTCTCTGCCGATCTTCACAAGCGCGATGTCGAACAACAATGGTCGATCATAAAATTGGCCAAAAGACTCTCTAGCCCGGCGCTCATGCTGTGCACGGATGTGCCGCAACGGGCCGCGACCTATTTCGGGGAGGCGGGATGA
- a CDS encoding glycosyltransferase family 2 protein: MLNIVVPMAGRGSRFADAGYTDPKPLIDVHGKPMIQVVVENLTPEVPHRFIFICQNAHIRDYGLKEKLSALASDVEIIGIDHVTEGQASTVLLAEGLIDNDDPVMTANSDQYIDADINDYLAFMERGGYDGLIMTMKADDPKWSFVREEDGRIVETAEKRVISNDAAVGLFNFRKGSDLVRAAKQMIADDIRVNGEFYICPVYNQLIAEGRRIGHYSIGREYDGMYGLGIPYDLEFFLKHPVSERVR; encoded by the coding sequence GTGCTGAATATTGTTGTTCCGATGGCCGGTAGGGGCAGCCGGTTTGCAGACGCAGGCTACACCGATCCGAAGCCGCTGATTGACGTCCACGGCAAGCCGATGATCCAGGTCGTGGTCGAGAACCTGACGCCTGAGGTTCCGCACCGCTTCATCTTCATCTGCCAGAATGCGCATATCCGCGATTACGGATTAAAGGAGAAGCTGTCGGCGCTCGCCAGCGATGTCGAGATCATCGGCATTGATCACGTCACCGAGGGCCAGGCATCGACCGTGCTTCTGGCGGAAGGCCTGATCGACAACGACGATCCGGTGATGACTGCCAATTCCGACCAGTATATCGATGCCGACATCAACGATTATCTCGCCTTTATGGAGCGTGGCGGCTATGACGGCCTGATCATGACGATGAAGGCGGATGACCCCAAGTGGTCATTCGTGCGCGAGGAGGACGGGCGCATTGTCGAGACCGCGGAAAAGCGGGTGATCTCCAACGATGCCGCCGTCGGCCTGTTCAATTTCCGCAAGGGCAGCGACCTGGTGCGGGCGGCCAAGCAGATGATCGCCGACGACATCCGGGTGAACGGCGAATTTTACATCTGTCCGGTCTATAACCAGCTGATCGCAGAGGGACGAAGGATCGGGCATTATTCGATCGGCCGGGAATATGACGGCATGTATGGCCTCGGCATTCCCTACGATCTCGAATTTTTCCTGAAGCATCCGGTTTCGGAAAGGGTGCGCTGA
- a CDS encoding Gfo/Idh/MocA family protein, which yields MKWGLIGASTIASAHMIGAIRAQTGNTVEAVLSSDATRAREFAARHDIPHADTDLAVLLGRSQIDAVYISTTNEKHFAQAMAAIAAGKHVLCEKPLAMTVADARTMVEAARAAGLVFATNHHLRCSGAHRAAKAAIAEGRIGDVLSMRVFHAVMLPEKLRGWRIDNPAAGGGVIPDITVHDADTVRFYLDEDPQRVVAQALTSGLGKGVEDSVMSVWTMPSGIMVQSHESFTHPFAGSGLEIHGSKGSIFARNVMTQLPTGRVTLVTAEGERDLAYDSYDLYEFALAEFNRAVAGHGRPAADGIDGVKSLAVAMAVREAALSGRAVDADYGGY from the coding sequence ATGAAGTGGGGTCTCATCGGCGCCAGCACGATCGCGTCCGCCCATATGATCGGGGCCATCCGGGCGCAAACCGGCAACACGGTCGAGGCCGTGCTGTCGTCGGACGCGACACGCGCCCGGGAGTTCGCTGCACGGCATGACATCCCGCACGCCGATACCGACCTCGCGGTCCTTCTTGGGCGTTCGCAGATCGACGCCGTCTACATCTCCACCACCAATGAAAAGCATTTCGCCCAGGCGATGGCGGCCATTGCAGCGGGCAAGCATGTTCTCTGCGAAAAGCCGCTGGCGATGACCGTTGCCGATGCCCGCACCATGGTGGAAGCAGCGCGTGCGGCCGGCCTGGTCTTCGCCACCAATCATCACCTGCGCTGTTCCGGCGCCCATCGGGCCGCCAAGGCGGCAATCGCCGAGGGACGGATCGGTGATGTGCTTTCCATGCGGGTCTTCCACGCCGTGATGCTGCCGGAAAAGCTGCGCGGCTGGCGCATCGACAATCCGGCGGCTGGCGGCGGCGTCATCCCCGACATCACCGTGCACGACGCCGATACGGTGCGCTTCTACCTTGACGAGGATCCGCAGCGGGTGGTGGCGCAGGCCCTCACTTCGGGGCTTGGCAAGGGCGTCGAAGACAGCGTCATGTCGGTCTGGACCATGCCGTCGGGCATCATGGTGCAGAGCCATGAGAGTTTCACCCATCCCTTCGCTGGGTCCGGCCTCGAAATCCACGGGAGCAAGGGTTCGATCTTCGCCCGCAATGTGATGACGCAGCTTCCGACCGGCCGGGTGACGCTGGTGACGGCCGAGGGCGAGCGTGACCTCGCCTATGACAGCTACGATCTTTACGAATTCGCGCTGGCGGAGTTCAACCGCGCTGTCGCCGGCCATGGCAGACCCGCGGCCGACGGCATCGACGGGGTGAAGTCGCTCGCCGTTGCCATGGCTGTGCGCGAGGCGGCGCTCTCCGGTCGCGCCGTCGATGCCGACTATGGAGGCTATTGA
- a CDS encoding acyl CoA:acetate/3-ketoacid CoA transferase: MAGKIVTAEAAVSHIADGAVVSVSSSSGLGCPDKVLEALGARFAATGHPRRLTTIHPIAAGDMYGIKGIDHIARDGLLDTVIAGSYPSGASSLPMPDIWKMIVEDRVTAYNVPSGILFDMTRDVAARRPGVLTKVGLDTFVDPERQGCAMNDRAATRPIVKRVEFSGDTWLHFENFAPDVTILRATTADEHGNLTYEHEGAYLGGLDQAIAARNNRGIVIAQVKRVTAGGTLRPHDVRVPGHLVDFVVVDPGQYQTTETLYDPAISGEVIHPMEDFELAEHGVEKIIARRVAMELSAGQTANLGFGICALVPRILLEEGHAGKVTWAIEQGAVGGMPLTGFAFGCASNADAYMPSPNQFTYFQGGGFDVTFLSFLEVDRQGNVNVSKLGKKPYLTAGCGGFVDITANARKIVFAGLFEAAASLVLSPQGLTVEKPGKFSKMVDEVEHVTFSGRRAKETGQDVLYVTERCVMRIGENGLVATEIMPGIEPERDIVAASGGRVRVAENATDMPLSLLSEKPMGLVI; encoded by the coding sequence ATGGCCGGCAAGATCGTCACCGCCGAAGCCGCTGTCAGCCACATCGCCGATGGCGCCGTGGTGTCCGTTTCCTCCTCCTCCGGGCTCGGTTGCCCGGACAAGGTGCTGGAAGCGCTGGGCGCCCGGTTTGCGGCGACCGGCCATCCGCGCCGGCTGACCACCATTCATCCTATCGCCGCTGGCGACATGTACGGCATCAAGGGCATTGACCACATTGCCCGCGACGGTCTGCTCGATACCGTGATCGCCGGCTCCTATCCGAGTGGCGCCTCGTCGCTGCCGATGCCGGATATCTGGAAGATGATCGTCGAGGATCGGGTCACCGCCTATAACGTGCCGTCCGGCATCCTGTTCGACATGACCCGCGATGTCGCCGCCAGACGCCCCGGCGTGCTGACCAAGGTCGGCCTCGACACATTCGTGGATCCTGAGCGCCAGGGCTGCGCGATGAATGACCGCGCCGCAACCCGACCCATCGTCAAGCGGGTCGAATTTTCCGGCGACACCTGGCTTCACTTCGAAAATTTTGCCCCCGACGTCACCATCCTGCGCGCCACCACGGCCGATGAACACGGCAACCTCACCTATGAGCACGAGGGCGCCTATCTCGGCGGGCTCGACCAGGCGATCGCGGCCCGCAACAATCGCGGCATCGTCATCGCGCAGGTGAAGCGGGTGACCGCCGGCGGCACGCTCCGGCCCCACGATGTGCGCGTTCCCGGCCATCTGGTCGATTTCGTCGTCGTCGACCCCGGCCAGTACCAGACCACCGAAACGCTCTACGATCCGGCGATTTCCGGCGAGGTCATCCATCCGATGGAGGATTTCGAGCTTGCCGAACATGGCGTCGAGAAGATCATCGCGCGGCGCGTCGCAATGGAGCTTTCCGCCGGCCAGACGGCCAATCTCGGCTTTGGCATCTGCGCGCTCGTTCCGCGCATCCTGCTGGAGGAGGGCCATGCCGGCAAGGTGACGTGGGCGATCGAGCAGGGTGCGGTCGGCGGCATGCCGCTCACCGGCTTCGCCTTCGGCTGCGCCTCCAACGCCGACGCCTATATGCCGTCACCGAACCAGTTCACCTATTTCCAGGGCGGGGGCTTCGACGTCACCTTCCTGTCCTTCCTCGAGGTGGACCGTCAGGGCAATGTCAATGTGTCGAAGCTCGGCAAGAAGCCCTATCTCACCGCCGGTTGCGGCGGTTTCGTCGACATCACCGCCAATGCCAGGAAAATCGTGTTTGCCGGGCTTTTCGAAGCGGCCGCCTCGCTGGTCCTCTCCCCGCAGGGCCTGACCGTCGAAAAGCCCGGCAAGTTCTCCAAGATGGTCGATGAAGTCGAGCACGTCACCTTTTCCGGCCGCCGGGCGAAAGAGACCGGGCAGGATGTGCTCTACGTCACCGAACGCTGCGTCATGCGCATCGGCGAAAACGGCCTCGTCGCCACCGAGATCATGCCCGGCATCGAGCCGGAACGCGACATCGTCGCCGCATCGGGTGGGCGGGTGCGCGTGGCGGAGAATGCGACGGACATGCCGCTGTCGCTGCTGTCGGAGAAGCCGATGGGGCTGGTGATATGA
- a CDS encoding enoyl-CoA hydratase/isomerase family protein, which translates to MSALHLIRHDAIAELRLDNPQKLNAFTPDMLAALEAHLGTIDADPVIRFVILTAEGERAFCAGADINAWGDLSPSEFARLWVRDGHRRFDRLARLSKPTIAALSGHAFGGGLELAAACDIRVMAPGATISLPEPKVGIVPGWSGTQRLGRLLPEPVLKEMVLFGRRLDAARAVALGFTAEIADDARARAFEIATEALGASPRATEIAKYMIHAGAGEDVAAMIDTLGSGMSAATEDKAEGVAAFREKRKPDFRGQ; encoded by the coding sequence ATGAGCGCACTTCATCTCATCCGTCACGACGCCATTGCCGAGCTGCGTCTCGACAATCCTCAAAAGCTCAACGCCTTCACGCCGGACATGCTCGCCGCACTTGAGGCGCATCTCGGAACCATTGATGCCGATCCCGTTATTCGCTTTGTCATCCTGACTGCGGAGGGCGAGCGGGCGTTTTGCGCAGGGGCCGATATCAATGCCTGGGGCGACCTGTCGCCATCGGAATTCGCACGCCTGTGGGTGCGCGACGGGCATCGCCGTTTCGACCGGCTCGCGCGGCTCTCCAAGCCGACCATCGCCGCGCTTTCCGGCCATGCCTTCGGCGGCGGGCTGGAGCTCGCGGCCGCCTGCGACATCCGCGTCATGGCACCGGGTGCAACGATATCCCTGCCCGAACCGAAGGTTGGCATCGTGCCGGGCTGGTCGGGTACGCAGCGTCTCGGTCGGCTTCTGCCGGAGCCGGTGCTGAAGGAAATGGTGCTGTTCGGCCGCAGGCTGGATGCGGCGCGCGCTGTCGCGCTCGGCTTCACGGCCGAAATCGCCGATGATGCCCGCGCCCGCGCCTTCGAGATCGCGACGGAGGCCCTCGGCGCATCGCCGCGCGCCACCGAGATCGCCAAATACATGATCCATGCCGGCGCCGGCGAGGATGTTGCGGCGATGATCGATACGCTCGGTAGCGGCATGAGCGCTGCCACAGAAGACAAGGCCGAGGGCGTTGCCGCCTTCCGCGAAAAACGCAAACCCGATTTCAGGGGCCAGTGA
- a CDS encoding aldehyde dehydrogenase family protein, protein MTTIIPAVNRPQQAVFEARHLIDGTWRTSADEATFDRLSPAHADLVTTAAKGGVAETEAAIAAARKAFDDGRWSRLSGKDRATVLLKVADLIDRDRARIALADTLESGKPIAQATSEIEGASDLWRYAASLARTLSGESHNSLGDDMLGVVLKEPVGVAALITPWNFPFLIVSQKLPFALAAGCTAVIKPSEMTPSSTVILGELLIEAGIPDGVVNIVLGYGDPVGTTLCESADVDMVSFTGSTAVGKAIVSAGAGTLKKVSLELGGKNPQVVFPDCDLDDAADAIVFGVYFNAGECCNSGSRIIVHEDVADALSEKIVALSEKVAFGDPLDPQTKVGAIISDTHFAKIDGYVSAAREAGAEVRLGGEALQVPGLSGRFYAPTVVTNVNSGMAIAREEVFGPVLSVLTFKTIEEAIDLANDAAYGLSAGVWSDDIHTCLAFARRVQAGTVWTNTWMDGFSELPFGGVKQSGLGRELGRYGLEEYLEVKTVTMRIGRSRAPWVA, encoded by the coding sequence ATGACCACCATCATCCCCGCCGTCAACCGACCGCAACAGGCCGTTTTCGAAGCCCGGCACCTGATCGATGGCACATGGCGGACCTCTGCCGATGAGGCGACCTTTGACCGGCTGTCGCCCGCCCATGCCGACCTTGTAACCACCGCCGCGAAGGGCGGTGTCGCCGAGACCGAAGCCGCGATTGCCGCGGCCCGCAAGGCCTTTGACGACGGCCGCTGGTCGCGCCTGTCCGGCAAGGACCGCGCCACCGTACTGCTGAAGGTCGCCGACCTCATCGACCGCGACCGGGCGCGGATCGCCCTTGCCGATACGCTTGAAAGCGGCAAGCCGATTGCCCAGGCGACAAGCGAGATCGAGGGCGCCTCCGACCTCTGGCGCTATGCGGCATCGCTTGCCCGCACGCTTTCGGGCGAAAGCCACAACAGCCTTGGCGATGACATGCTGGGCGTCGTGCTGAAGGAGCCCGTGGGCGTCGCCGCCCTGATCACGCCCTGGAACTTCCCGTTCCTGATCGTCTCGCAGAAGCTGCCTTTCGCGCTCGCGGCCGGCTGCACGGCGGTGATCAAGCCTTCCGAGATGACCCCGTCATCGACCGTCATCCTCGGCGAATTGCTGATCGAGGCCGGCATTCCCGACGGGGTCGTCAACATCGTGCTCGGCTACGGCGACCCGGTCGGCACGACCCTTTGCGAAAGCGCCGATGTCGACATGGTGTCCTTCACCGGCTCCACCGCCGTCGGCAAGGCGATCGTGAGTGCCGGCGCCGGCACGCTGAAGAAGGTGTCGCTGGAACTCGGCGGCAAGAACCCGCAGGTGGTGTTTCCCGATTGCGATCTCGATGACGCGGCCGATGCCATCGTCTTCGGCGTCTATTTCAACGCCGGCGAATGTTGCAATTCCGGCTCCCGCATTATCGTCCACGAGGATGTCGCAGACGCCCTTTCGGAGAAGATCGTGGCGCTGTCGGAAAAGGTCGCCTTCGGCGATCCGCTCGACCCTCAGACGAAAGTCGGAGCCATCATTTCCGACACCCATTTCGCAAAGATCGACGGCTATGTTTCCGCCGCGCGCGAGGCCGGTGCGGAGGTTCGCCTCGGTGGCGAGGCGTTGCAGGTGCCGGGGTTGTCAGGCCGATTTTACGCGCCTACAGTTGTGACAAATGTCAATTCCGGGATGGCGATCGCACGGGAGGAGGTCTTCGGACCAGTGCTGTCGGTGCTGACATTTAAAACGATTGAGGAGGCAATCGATCTGGCCAATGACGCAGCCTACGGCTTGTCGGCGGGTGTGTGGAGCGATGACATCCACACTTGCCTTGCCTTTGCCCGCCGCGTGCAGGCCGGAACCGTGTGGACCAATACCTGGATGGATGGATTTTCCGAGCTGCCGTTCGGCGGCGTCAAGCAGTCCGGTCTCGGCCGCGAGCTTGGCCGCTACGGGCTCGAGGAATACCTGGAGGTGAAGACCGTGACGATGCGCATCGGGCGCTCGCGCGCACCCTGGGTCGCATGA